The Arachis ipaensis cultivar K30076 chromosome B07, Araip1.1, whole genome shotgun sequence genome includes a window with the following:
- the LOC110264835 gene encoding uncharacterized protein LOC110264835, whose translation MEPSPSMQYNLRSRGRIIGNRLLRLRQGVPVYNHHHSCQKPYRPSVKKVQKPCGPSILRGTDEELGNQRPHHCKIRKEQRRQSRLRFMEKYRPYPFVAMQHYNRMLKEEEQYKVYDRGDGIMSAYKKVGVFHQLHILGVPKSFEYMQNSSDDDVPVKHFYARIHQAPKRNTHVDYCEPFEGEGPP comes from the exons ATGGAACCATCACCATCAATGCAATACAATCTGCGATCTCGTGGTCGTATAATCGGCAACCGCCTTTTGAGGTTACGCCAAGGAGTTCCAGTCTATAATCATCACCACTCATG TCAAAAGCCTTATAGGCCCTCCGTTAAAAAAGT ACAAAAGCCTTGTGGACCCTCAATACTTAGAGGCACTGATGAGGAACTAGG AAATCAAAGGCCACATCATTGTAAGATTAGAAAAGA ACAACGGAGACAAAGTAGATTACGTTTTATGGAGAAGTATCGGCCTTATCCATTTGTGGCAATGCAACACTACAACAGAATGCTAAAAGAG GAAGAACAGTACAAAGTTTATGATCGTGGAGATGGGATTATGTCGGCTTACAAAAAAGTTGGTGTTTTTCATCAACTGCACATTTTGGGGGTGCCAAAATCTTTTGAATACATGCAGAACTCATCGGATGATGATGTTCCTGTTAAGCACTTTTATGCCCGGATCCATCAAGCACCCAAAAGGAATACTCATGTAGATTACTGTGAGCCTTTTGAAGGAGAAGGACCTCCATGA